In Microplitis mediator isolate UGA2020A chromosome 2, iyMicMedi2.1, whole genome shotgun sequence, a single window of DNA contains:
- the LOC130663063 gene encoding protein RCC2 homolog, which produces MSTKRKNTSTKKNKNKSKKVEYDEEDISSESDLDDADAGSNADGAEDATAEEDLTDVSNIPELRAPEGGWGKPGTLLMCGLTNWEMAGRKAPPKGVKANVGKSLWTPHTFKNLNGSRVRLVASGPSSSHNIIVTEDNRCLAFGKNDKGQLGVGDVKRRDDPTEIEALKGHTIIAASCGRNHTLFLTSRGIVFAAGDNKLGQCGVGKSDACIVTATKVKYTGGAPIVKVGCGAEFSMILDIKGGLHSFGSPEYGALGHNTDGKYFITNSKMAFHFEKVPKRIVLYVERSKDGHVIPLDRVEITDFSCGYHHTVAIDSKSRAFSWGFGGVGRLGHNEQRDELVPRLIKFLEPPSRGVRSVHCGSTYSIAINVHGTALMFGQTKRTGEANMYPKPIPDLSGWEIRCVGVSQTSVVVAADESVIAWGASPTYGELGFGEMRKSSTTPMEVKALEGLYITAITCGLSHTLMICRDESEEEKAKLANLEVYSV; this is translated from the exons ATGTcgacaaaaagaaaaaatacttcaacaaaaaaaaataagaataagtCGAAGAAAGTCGAGTATGATGAGGAAGATATTTCAAGTGAGTCTGATCTTGATGATGCCGACGCCGGCTCTAATGCTGACGGAGCCGAAGACGCCACCGCCGAGGAAGATCTAACTGATGTTTCCAATATTCCGGAACTGAGAGCTCCTGAG gGAGGATGGGGTAAACCTGGGACACTGCTGATGTGCGGGTTAACTAATTGGGAGATGGCCGGTCGTAAAGCTCCTCCAAAAGGTGTCAAGGCAAACGTCGGAAAGAGCCTATGGACACCTcacacatttaaaaatttaaatggatCAAGAGTAAGACTGGTTGCATCGGGACCATCATCTTCACACAACATCATTGTTACTGAAGACAATAGATGTTTGGCATTCGGTAAAAATGACAAAG GACAGCTGGGAGTTGGAGATGTGAAAAGGCGCGATGATCCAACAGAAATAGAGGCCCTAAAAGGCCACACGATTATCGCAGCATCATGTGGACGCAATCACACATTGTTTTTAACTAGTCGTGGTATAGTATTTGCAGCTGGTGACAATAAACTAGGTCAGTGCGGAGTTGGAAAGTCTGACGCTTGCATAGTTACTGCCACAAAGGTCAAATACACTGGAGGTGCTCCTATTGTAAAAGTTGGCTGTGGCGCTGAATTTtccatgatcttggacatcAAAGGTGGTCTCCATTCCTTCGGAAGCCCTGAGTACGGTGCACTTGGTCACAATACCGATGGGAAATACTTCATCACAAATTCTAAAATGGCATTTCACTTTGAAAAAGTCCCCAAGAGGATCGTTCTCTATGTCGAGAGGAGTAAAGACGGTCATGTGATACCGCTAGACCGAGTTGAAATCACAGACTTCAGCTGCGGCTACCATCACACTGTCGCTATTGACAGCAAGAGCCGGGCATTTTCCTGGGGCTTCGGCGGTGTTGGACGTCTGGGACACAACGAGCAACGTGATGAACTGGTACCGCGTTTGATTAAATTCCTGGAGCCTCCTAGTCGTGGTGTTCGATCCGTCCATTGCGGCAGTACTTACAGTATTGCTATAAACGTTCACGGTACTGCTCTGATGTTTGGCCAAACTAAACGAACCGGTGAAGCCAACATGTATCCGAAACCGATTCCTGATCTGTCTGGTTGGGAGATTCGGTGCGTAGGTGTATCACAAACTAGTGTCGTTGTAGCTGCTGACGAATCTGTCATTGCCTGGGGCGCTAGTCCTACTTACGGTGAACTA GGCTTCGGTGAAATGCGAAAATCCTCGACTACACCGATGGAGGTCAAGGCGCTGGAAGGCCTCTACATAACAGCTATAACTTGTGGACTTTCCCACACATTAATGATTTGCAGAGATGAGTCTGAAGAAGAAAAAGCTAAATTAGCAAACCTGGAAGTATACTCCGTTTAA
- the LOC130663071 gene encoding ras-related protein Rab-18 translates to MTMDQEVLTTLKLLMIGESNVGKSSILLRFTEDEFNENMQNTVGMDYKTKQMSIDGNVVKLAIWDTAGQERFRTLTPSYYRDGQGAILMYDVTDRNTFIKLETWLDELNTYCNKLDIVKMVVGNKIDLPDRQVTTEDGLKFARRHQTLYIESSAKTADGVKCCFEELVQKILQTPGLWEHNNSSRIQNIPGGGPRQRLGKRGMLLTDDPQTQDPYSNCYC, encoded by the exons ATGACAATGGATCAAGAAGTTTTAACGACTCTCAAATTACTTATGATAGGAGAATCGAACGTCGGAAAGTCAAg tatTCTATTGAGGTTTACTGAAGATGAGTTCAATGAAAATATGCAGAATACCGTGGGCATGGATTATAAAACAAAGCAAATGTCTATTGATGGCAATGTTGTGAAGCTTGCAATCTGG GATACTGCCGGACAAGAAAGATTTCGTACACTGACACCGAGTTATTATCGTGATGGTCAAGGTGCTATACTGATGTATGACGTTACCGATCGtaatacatttattaaattgGAAACTTGGTTAGATGAATTAAATACTTACtgtaataaacttgatattgtTAAAATGGTTGTTGGTAATAAGATAGATTTGCCAGACAGGCAAGTTACAACGGAGGACGGTCTAAAATTTGCTCGGAGACATCAGACACTTTATATTGAAAGCAGTGCTAAAACTGCTGACGGTGTGAAATGTTGTTTTGAGGAATTAGTTCAAAAg atATTACAGACTCCTGGTCTATGGGAGCACAATAATTCATCACGAATTCAAAATATTCCTGGTGGTGGACCTCGTCAGCGGCTGGGAAAACGTGGAATGCTATTGACTGATGATCCACAGACACAAGATCCCTATTCtaattgttattgttaa